tatttaattattatgtatttattgcTCTATCTTGATCATCTTTTGGCAGTTGGGTGGCTGCATATGATTTGTGAGTTTTGATGGAGCATAGAGAAAGGAAGacaaattttgcttattttctgAGTACTTTTCTTTTCTGAATGTCAAACTGTATCTTTACAGCAACTGTTGCATTGTGAGGATTTCGTGATATAAAGAACAACCAACTAATTGACTTCAATAATGGACATGGTAGGAGCTGAAGTTTTTCAGATtcatatatatcttatttattgGTTCTTGTTGTTGGAGGATTTTTAACAATTGTCAGAGTTGCACACAAATGCACCTAAAATTACACACCTGTAGCAggaaatatttatatcattgtGATCCTTTGTTTTCAAGCATTATTGAAAGGATTGCAGACataggattttttttgtttctggaGCTGCCTTTTCTCTGCATTTGAGTTCATCGTGCCTGAAAGTTAGCAAGCAATCCCAATTTCCTCCCTCAAACAGAACCCCTACCTTCCCAGAAGTGATTCTCTGAACAATGCCACGGTACATTTAGATTGGGTTATTTGGATTCTTCACAATGGCAACCATGCCAGGCAGTATCGGCAGTTCAGGTGGCTTTGGCTTCTTTGTGGCAGTCAGCCCTATAATATTGTCTGAATCTGCAACCATTGGTTTTTTGAGAGGTGGGGTTATCTCAATAAATTGCTCCAATCCCTTTTCCCGGCCTGGAAATTCTCCGGTTAACCCCATCAGCTCCTTCTCGAATTCATCTTCTGGAACACTAGCAACTGCTTCTGGTGCAGTACCAGCTGaatattctttcttttcacCACCAGTTTGTGATTCTCGTTCTGATGCATGCCTCTGAAATGGTTTGTGAGGATGCCAGGAGATGCGGTTTTGGCCAAGAAAGTGGGATATTAGAGGGTTGGGAGGTTGATTGGggtgtgcataatttgattcaaattgtttaaaaattattgtt
This sequence is a window from Mangifera indica cultivar Alphonso chromosome 20, CATAS_Mindica_2.1, whole genome shotgun sequence. Protein-coding genes within it:
- the LOC123204759 gene encoding NAD(P)H-quinone oxidoreductase subunit S, chloroplastic-like produces the protein MTKDNVASSLFGLRFRHASERESQTGGEKKEYSAGTAPEAVASVPEDEFEKELMGLTGEFPGREKGLEQFIEITPPLKKPMVADSDNIIGLTATKKPKPPELPILPGMVAIVKNPNNPI